Proteins found in one Pseudomonas marvdashtae genomic segment:
- a CDS encoding NAD(P)/FAD-dependent oxidoreductase: MANTAYPASYYAASANPTPSRPALQDDVETDVCVIGAGYTGLSSALFLLENGFKVTVLEAAKVGFGASGRNGGQIVNSYSRDIDVIERSVGPQQAQLLGNMAFEGGRIIRERVAKYQIQCDLKDGGVFAALTDKQMGHLESQKCLWERFGHTQLELLDQRRIREVVACEEYVGGMLDMSGGHIHPLNLALGEAAAVESLGGVIYEQSPAVRIERGASPVVHTPQGKVRAKFIIVAGNAYLGNLVPELAAKSMPCGTQVIATEPLGEELARSLLPQDYCVEDCNYLLDYYRLTGDKRLIFGGGVVYGARDPANIEAIIRPKMLKAFPQLKDVKIDYAWTGNFLLTLSRLPQVGRLGDNIYYSQGCSGHGVTYTHLAGKVLAEALRGQAERFDAFADLPHYPFPGGQLLRTPFAAMGAWYYGLRDKLGF, from the coding sequence ATGGCGAACACAGCCTACCCAGCGTCGTATTACGCCGCATCGGCCAATCCGACGCCTTCGCGCCCTGCCCTGCAGGATGACGTCGAAACCGATGTGTGCGTGATCGGCGCCGGTTATACCGGCCTGTCCTCTGCACTGTTTTTGCTGGAGAACGGTTTCAAGGTCACCGTGCTTGAGGCGGCCAAGGTGGGCTTTGGCGCTTCGGGTCGCAACGGCGGGCAGATCGTTAACAGTTATAGCCGCGACATTGATGTGATCGAGCGCAGCGTCGGCCCGCAACAGGCGCAGTTACTGGGCAACATGGCGTTCGAGGGTGGGCGGATCATTCGTGAGCGGGTGGCGAAGTATCAGATTCAGTGTGATCTGAAGGACGGCGGTGTGTTCGCCGCGCTCACTGATAAACAGATGGGCCATCTGGAGTCGCAGAAGTGTTTATGGGAGCGTTTTGGCCATACCCAGCTGGAGCTGCTGGATCAGCGGCGCATTCGCGAAGTGGTGGCTTGCGAGGAGTATGTGGGCGGCATGCTGGACATGAGCGGCGGGCATATTCATCCGCTTAACTTGGCGTTGGGCGAAGCGGCGGCGGTGGAGTCGCTGGGCGGGGTAATTTACGAGCAGTCGCCGGCGGTGCGCATCGAGCGCGGCGCCAGTCCGGTGGTGCATACGCCGCAGGGCAAGGTCAGGGCCAAGTTCATTATCGTGGCGGGCAACGCTTATCTAGGCAATCTGGTGCCGGAATTGGCGGCCAAGTCCATGCCTTGCGGCACCCAGGTGATTGCCACCGAGCCGCTGGGGGAAGAGTTGGCCCGTAGCCTGCTACCGCAGGATTATTGCGTCGAGGACTGTAACTACCTGCTCGATTACTACCGGCTGACAGGCGACAAGCGTCTGATCTTTGGCGGCGGCGTGGTGTATGGCGCGAGGGATCCGGCGAACATTGAGGCGATCATTCGACCGAAGATGCTCAAGGCGTTCCCGCAGCTCAAGGATGTGAAGATCGATTACGCCTGGACCGGAAATTTCCTGCTGACGCTGTCGCGTCTTCCGCAGGTCGGGCGGCTGGGGGATAACATTTATTATTCCCAGGGCTGCAGCGGTCATGGCGTGACGTATACGCACCTGGCGGGCAAGGTATTGGCCGAGGCGCTGCGAGGGCAAGCGGAGCGTTTTGATGCGTTTGCTGACCTGCCCCACTACCCCTTCCCCGGCGGTCAGTTGTTGCGTACGCCGTTTGCGGCGATGGGAGCTTGGTATTACGGCTTGCGGGATAAGTTGGGGTTCTGA
- a CDS encoding VOC family protein, which translates to MSVRGKDRQIDNIELNVGDIARSKAFYGSAFGWTFVDYGPTYTEFTDGRLTGGFTTGEPVRPGGPLIILYADNLAETQRRLKALGAVFTREIFSFPGGSRFHFTDPDGYELAVWTEQQ; encoded by the coding sequence ATGAGCGTTCGCGGCAAAGACCGACAAATCGACAATATCGAGCTGAATGTAGGTGATATCGCCCGTAGCAAAGCCTTCTACGGCAGCGCATTCGGTTGGACATTCGTCGACTACGGTCCCACCTACACCGAGTTCACTGACGGCCGCCTCACCGGCGGTTTCACTACAGGCGAGCCCGTTCGACCCGGTGGGCCTTTAATCATTTTGTACGCCGACAACCTCGCTGAAACACAACGGCGGCTCAAGGCCCTAGGCGCTGTTTTCACCCGGGAGATATTTTCTTTCCCTGGTGGCAGCAGGTTCCACTTCACAGATCCAGATGGCTATGAACTGGCCGTGTGGACCGAGCAGCAGTAA
- a CDS encoding type II toxin-antitoxin system RelE family toxin, with product MAVEYGVEWDPKALKELRKLDGTIRLQFLRKLQERQAGPRVPGDALHGMKDCYKIKLRGAGYRLVYRVEDGRIVILVLAVGKRERSSVYDSAKNR from the coding sequence ATGGCCGTTGAGTACGGAGTCGAGTGGGATCCGAAAGCTCTGAAGGAACTGCGGAAGCTCGACGGCACCATCCGCCTCCAGTTCTTGCGAAAGCTTCAAGAACGGCAGGCCGGGCCACGAGTGCCAGGAGATGCGCTTCACGGCATGAAGGACTGCTACAAGATCAAATTGCGCGGCGCCGGCTACCGACTCGTGTACCGCGTTGAGGATGGACGGATTGTCATCCTGGTGCTGGCCGTCGGCAAGCGGGAACGAAGCAGCGTCTACGACTCGGCCAAGAATCGGTAG
- a CDS encoding type II toxin-antitoxin system Phd/YefM family antitoxin yields MQNILADVAVSVSELKKNPSAVLSGANGLPVAVLNHNRVMGYMVPANVYEAMVERLDELELVHLVKARLDANETPVRVSLDDLIGEAEADIANGR; encoded by the coding sequence ATGCAAAATATCCTGGCCGATGTGGCCGTCAGCGTATCCGAACTCAAGAAGAACCCCTCTGCCGTCCTGAGCGGCGCCAACGGCTTGCCCGTGGCCGTGCTGAATCACAACCGCGTTATGGGCTACATGGTCCCTGCCAACGTGTACGAGGCGATGGTTGAGCGCCTGGACGAACTGGAACTGGTTCACTTGGTCAAGGCACGGCTCGATGCCAACGAAACACCCGTTCGAGTATCTCTCGACGATCTCATCGGCGAGGCCGAGGCAGATATCGCCAATGGCCGTTGA